A genome region from Nocardia sp. NBC_01730 includes the following:
- a CDS encoding DNA polymerase III subunit delta': MAGVFDRLVGQNAVESELTAAAIAARGGVVAGAMTHSWLFTGPPGSGRSVAALCFAAALQCTDPETPGCGRCHACTTTMAGTHGDVRRVVPEGLSISTKEMREIVQVASRRPSTGRWQVVVIEDGDRLTEAAGNVLLKVVEEPPNRTVFLLCAPSVDPEDISVTLRSRCRHVHLVTPSVPAIARVLQERDKLDEETATWAASISGGHVGRARRLATDEEARARRQRALALVAAVGKPGAAYAAADELVRAADDEAKQMSATRDEREREELATALGAGGTGKGAAGATRGSAGVLKDLERRQKSRATRTGRDALDRALIDVAGVYRDALAVRFGAAGNGSGVALTHPDLSDQIHDLAARVRPEGLLSSIEAVLACREALDLNVKPRFALAAMAAALIAAQ; this comes from the coding sequence GTGGCGGGTGTCTTCGATCGGTTGGTCGGCCAGAATGCGGTCGAGTCCGAGCTGACGGCCGCTGCGATCGCGGCTCGCGGGGGCGTGGTAGCAGGGGCGATGACCCATTCATGGCTGTTCACGGGACCGCCGGGATCGGGCAGATCCGTTGCGGCGCTGTGCTTCGCGGCCGCATTGCAATGCACCGACCCGGAGACCCCTGGATGCGGCAGGTGTCACGCCTGCACGACGACGATGGCGGGCACGCACGGCGACGTTCGTCGAGTGGTGCCCGAGGGGCTGAGTATCAGCACCAAGGAGATGCGCGAGATCGTGCAGGTCGCCTCGCGCAGGCCCAGCACGGGGCGCTGGCAGGTGGTCGTCATCGAGGACGGCGACCGGTTGACCGAGGCCGCGGGCAACGTGCTGTTGAAAGTGGTCGAGGAGCCGCCGAACCGGACAGTGTTCCTGCTGTGCGCACCGTCGGTGGATCCCGAGGACATTTCGGTGACGCTGCGTTCTCGATGCAGGCATGTGCACCTGGTGACGCCGTCGGTACCCGCCATCGCGCGGGTGCTTCAGGAACGCGACAAGCTGGACGAGGAGACCGCGACCTGGGCCGCATCCATCAGCGGCGGGCACGTCGGTCGCGCCCGACGACTCGCCACCGACGAGGAGGCGCGAGCCCGACGTCAACGCGCGTTGGCCCTGGTCGCCGCGGTCGGCAAGCCCGGCGCGGCTTACGCCGCCGCCGATGAGTTGGTGCGTGCGGCCGACGACGAGGCCAAGCAGATGAGCGCCACCCGCGACGAACGCGAACGCGAGGAACTCGCGACCGCGCTGGGCGCGGGTGGCACCGGCAAGGGTGCGGCCGGTGCCACCCGCGGGTCCGCCGGCGTACTCAAAGACCTGGAACGGCGGCAGAAATCCCGCGCCACCCGCACCGGACGCGATGCCCTCGACCGTGCCCTGATCGACGTGGCGGGCGTCTACCGCGACGCGCTGGCCGTCCGGTTCGGCGCCGCGGGCAACGGTTCCGGCGTCGCCCTCACCCACCCGGACCTGTCCGATCAGATCCACGACCTCGCCGCGCGGGTGCGCCCCGAGGGTTTGCTCAGCTCCATCGAGGCCGTCCTCGCTTGCCGCGAAGCCCTCGATCTAAACGTCAAACCCCGCTTCGCCCTCGCCGCCATGGCCGCCGCCCTGATCGCGGCCCAATGA
- a CDS encoding PPOX class F420-dependent oxidoreductase, translated as MKLDDSARALIGSGADATLVTINPDGSPQVSVVWVALQSMPDGDELVSAHLAEYKKTRNIRRDPRVAVTILSPERGEVMRPYLSITGTARIVEGGAPELLTELAKTLASPNVDFPPENAPPGLLTRIRIEKVGGIGPWTS; from the coding sequence ATGAAACTCGACGATTCCGCTCGGGCCCTCATCGGTTCCGGTGCCGACGCAACGCTGGTCACGATCAACCCCGACGGGAGCCCTCAGGTGTCCGTCGTCTGGGTGGCCCTGCAATCAATGCCGGACGGCGACGAACTGGTTTCCGCTCACCTCGCCGAGTACAAGAAGACCCGCAACATCCGCCGCGACCCCCGCGTCGCGGTGACGATCCTCTCCCCCGAACGTGGCGAAGTGATGCGGCCCTACCTGTCGATCACCGGGACCGCTCGCATCGTCGAGGGCGGCGCCCCCGAACTCCTCACCGAACTGGCCAAGACCCTGGCCAGCCCGAACGTCGATTTCCCACCCGAAAACGCTCCACCCGGCCTGCTCACCCGCATTCGAATCGAAAAGGTCGGCGGCATCGGCCCATGGACGTCTTGA
- a CDS encoding alpha/beta fold hydrolase, whose amino-acid sequence MLVKSMRTLADARNGALTATYRAGLRSRTYRTASLNPPTAPCAVIPVTTKDGTHLRVHAYGPADGDVIVLIHGWSCSIEYWNPQINAFAERYRVVCYDQRGHGESELGAVLPGKETLADDLSSVLDATLRPGQRAVLAGHSMGGITLQAWADRYPEQVRQRASAVVLLNTSPGNIRYDTDVLPLLNKPLTLANRPVTVLGASVRMPNIIVETLLTAPVPVPGGWPVAALLKARVMSKNATVDEVVFALGIVRSCRPLTRGRHAAALADMDLTGAAGHLTVPTTVIAGAHDRLLPERMSRRIADVLADTGHLAAYHVWPTGHLGNIEAADRFNKELASIAERAHVRSAAAG is encoded by the coding sequence ATGCTGGTGAAGTCGATGAGGACGCTGGCGGACGCGCGTAATGGCGCGCTGACCGCCACTTACCGTGCGGGACTGCGATCTCGCACCTACCGAACCGCGTCTCTGAATCCCCCCACCGCTCCCTGTGCGGTCATCCCGGTCACCACCAAGGACGGCACCCACCTTCGAGTGCACGCCTACGGCCCTGCGGACGGCGACGTCATCGTCCTGATCCATGGCTGGAGCTGCAGCATCGAGTACTGGAACCCCCAGATCAACGCCTTCGCCGAGCGGTATCGCGTGGTCTGCTACGACCAGCGCGGCCACGGCGAGAGCGAGCTCGGCGCAGTCCTGCCCGGCAAGGAAACGCTGGCCGACGACCTGTCTTCCGTCCTGGACGCCACGCTCCGTCCCGGACAGCGTGCGGTGCTCGCGGGCCACAGCATGGGCGGAATCACCTTGCAGGCGTGGGCCGATCGCTATCCCGAGCAGGTGCGCCAGCGGGCCTCCGCGGTCGTTCTACTGAACACCTCCCCGGGTAACATCCGCTACGACACCGATGTGCTCCCGCTGCTGAACAAGCCGCTGACCCTGGCGAACCGGCCGGTCACGGTGCTCGGCGCCAGCGTACGGATGCCGAACATCATCGTCGAGACCCTCCTCACCGCCCCGGTGCCAGTACCCGGCGGATGGCCCGTGGCCGCACTGCTCAAGGCGCGCGTGATGTCCAAGAACGCGACCGTGGACGAGGTGGTCTTCGCGCTCGGCATCGTGCGGTCCTGTCGCCCACTCACCCGAGGCAGGCATGCCGCCGCGCTCGCCGACATGGACCTCACCGGCGCCGCCGGGCACCTCACCGTGCCCACCACGGTGATCGCGGGCGCGCACGATCGCCTGTTGCCCGAGCGGATGTCGCGCCGCATCGCCGACGTCCTCGCCGACACCGGCCATCTGGCCGCGTACCACGTGTGGCCCACCGGCCACCTGGGCAACATCGAGGCCGCCGACCGCTTCAACAAGGAATTGGCGAGCATCGCCGAACGCGCCCACGTACGCTCCGCCGCCGCGGGCTGA
- a CDS encoding DUF2752 domain-containing protein encodes MDIAQTAPGPAADSATQPRSGWRGVAVPLLVASVGVGAGVLLHLRDPHVEGSYGTCPVYALTGWYCPGCGGMRAVHNLTDGQVLDALHSNLLAIPLILAFVLWVGDWTIRAWRGQRMRLPSISRVTMWTFFALLAVYTVLRNTPWGTLFTPV; translated from the coding sequence GTGGATATCGCGCAGACTGCCCCCGGGCCCGCGGCGGACTCGGCGACGCAGCCGAGGTCCGGTTGGCGCGGGGTGGCGGTTCCGCTGCTGGTGGCGAGCGTCGGCGTGGGTGCTGGCGTACTGCTGCACCTGCGGGATCCGCACGTCGAAGGCTCGTACGGCACCTGCCCGGTCTATGCGCTGACCGGTTGGTACTGCCCCGGCTGTGGCGGCATGCGCGCCGTGCACAACCTCACCGATGGGCAGGTGTTGGATGCGCTGCACAGCAACCTGCTGGCGATTCCGCTGATCCTCGCGTTCGTGCTGTGGGTGGGGGACTGGACCATCCGGGCCTGGCGCGGTCAGCGGATGCGGCTGCCCTCGATCAGCCGCGTCACGATGTGGACATTCTTCGCACTGCTGGCGGTCTACACCGTGCTGCGCAATACACCGTGGGGGACCCTGTTCACACCGGTCTAG
- a CDS encoding M1 family metallopeptidase: protein MPGKFYEAPIDEYLPQNGNRGYRVSRYELELVYKVSSNRLTGRATIIAVTTAVRPRFALDLSQALTVSKVLVNGTKAVKFTHQHGKLVITPPERIPVGGVLSLVVQYGGTPKPVRGPWGEVGWEELTEGALVASQPNGAASWFPCDDHPSSKASYRISITTDSPYYALANGTLLRKQTKASQTTWVYEQSEPMSSYLATIQIGPYRKHRVGSWPGTVPMQAVVPARLRANFEHDFARQPRMLEVFTNKFGPYPFEGYTVVVTDDELEIPIEAQGISIFGANHCDGRRGAERLVAHELAHQWFGNSLTIRQWRDIWLHEGFACYAEWIWSEEAGGPTADQMARAARHNLSREPQDIVVGDPGPQRMFDDRVYKRGALTLHALRLELGGTTFFELLREWTIRYRHSSVTTEEFTDLAGHYSLVPLRPLWDTWLLAEPLPQLPPYGGMSTA, encoded by the coding sequence ATGCCGGGCAAGTTCTACGAGGCCCCCATCGACGAGTACCTACCGCAGAACGGCAATCGGGGCTATCGGGTATCGCGGTACGAACTCGAGCTGGTCTACAAGGTGTCCAGCAACCGGCTGACCGGCCGCGCCACGATCATCGCGGTGACCACCGCGGTGCGCCCGCGGTTCGCGCTCGACCTTTCCCAGGCACTCACCGTCTCGAAGGTGCTCGTCAACGGAACCAAGGCCGTGAAATTCACCCACCAGCACGGCAAATTGGTGATCACGCCACCGGAGCGGATTCCGGTGGGCGGTGTGCTGTCGCTGGTGGTGCAATACGGCGGCACCCCGAAACCGGTCCGCGGGCCGTGGGGGGAGGTCGGCTGGGAGGAACTCACCGAGGGCGCGCTCGTGGCGAGCCAGCCCAACGGCGCCGCGTCCTGGTTTCCTTGTGACGACCACCCGAGTTCCAAAGCGAGCTACCGGATTTCGATCACCACGGACTCGCCGTACTACGCGCTTGCCAACGGCACACTGCTGCGCAAGCAGACCAAGGCCAGCCAGACCACCTGGGTGTACGAGCAATCCGAGCCGATGTCGAGCTACCTGGCGACCATCCAGATCGGCCCCTATCGAAAGCATCGCGTCGGCTCCTGGCCCGGCACGGTACCGATGCAGGCCGTCGTCCCGGCTCGGCTGCGCGCCAACTTCGAGCACGACTTCGCCCGTCAGCCGCGGATGCTGGAGGTCTTCACCAACAAGTTCGGCCCCTATCCGTTCGAGGGGTACACGGTGGTGGTCACCGACGACGAGCTGGAGATCCCGATCGAGGCGCAGGGCATCTCCATCTTCGGCGCCAACCACTGCGACGGCCGCCGCGGCGCCGAGCGGCTGGTCGCGCACGAGCTGGCGCACCAGTGGTTCGGCAACAGCCTCACCATCCGGCAGTGGCGCGACATCTGGCTGCACGAAGGCTTCGCCTGTTACGCGGAGTGGATCTGGTCGGAGGAGGCAGGTGGGCCGACCGCAGACCAGATGGCGCGCGCCGCGCGACACAACCTGTCCCGTGAGCCGCAGGACATCGTGGTCGGCGACCCAGGGCCGCAGCGGATGTTCGACGACCGGGTGTATAAGCGTGGCGCACTGACCCTGCACGCGCTGCGCCTCGAACTCGGCGGCACGACGTTCTTCGAACTGCTGCGAGAATGGACGATCCGCTACCGCCACTCCTCGGTGACCACGGAGGAGTTCACCGACCTGGCCGGGCACTACAGCCTGGTACCGCTGCGCCCGCTCTGGGACACCTGGCTGCTCGCCGAACCACTGCCCCAGCTTCCGCCATACGGCGGAATGTCGACGGCCTGA
- a CDS encoding Pls/PosA family non-ribosomal peptide synthetase — protein MGGAQSTMLQPQVDATTSPLLRGGHASQARTLVDILTATALAHPDAPAIDDGQVVLSYLELVVEIEKTMARLATAGVRPGDRVGVRLPSGTRRLYVTILAVLYAGAAYVPVDADDPDERAQLVFGEAQVTAIVTAEGIETTAAGIRAAERDARDDNWSTLPTPDDDAWIIFTSGSTGTPKGVAVTHRNAAAFVDAEAGLFLRDAPIGPGDRVLAGLSVAFDASCEEMWLAWHNGACLVPAPRDLVRTGADLGPWLVRREISIVSTVPTLAATWPVEALEAVRLLIFGGEAVPPELAERLAGNGDSNREVWNTYGPTETTVVACAALLNGRWPIRIGLPLDGWDLVVVDQAGNPVAEGESGELVIGGVGLARYLNPAKDAEKYAPLPSVGWDRAYRSGDLVRNDSTGLVFLGRADDQIKLGGRRIELGEIDNALQHLPGVTGAAAAIRATEAGNRVLVGYLTGPTQDFDAKAARAALTEQLPAPLVPRLAVVDELPTRTSGKVDRDALPWPLPNSADDDDDNDLTGTAQWVAELWHAILGAQVSDLDADFFDLGGGSLAAAQLVTALRERYPQIAVADLYDHPRLGALVELLEQTTPAVAVAERVVRPTPLPAQAAQVLATIPLTTLTGLQWLTWLAIVGNIAGWSGSLPWLPQLSWWWTLAAFLLFISPPGRMAICVAGARLLLRDVRPGRYPRGGSVHLRLWAAVRLSEASGAENLSGAPWMVPFARALGASIGKGVDLHTLPPVTGMLELGDGCSVEPEVDLSGYWIDGDVVHLGPITIGPGAVVGSRSILLPGTKIGKNAEIAPGSAVSGKVKAEQEWAGSPAVKIGKAQHRWPQHTPGRARHWVGIFGVTSVVLAAVPILGLGAGGAFIAWFIRDTRTLTGGLGRAFAILPVATLLSLGVYAAATIIAVRLLGIGLTEGYHPVRSRVGWQAWATERLLDSARTFLFPLYASLLTPLWLRLLGAKIGKSVEISTVLLLPKFTTVADGAFLADDTMIAGYELGGGWLRIGEAKVGKRAFLGNSGMTAPGRRIPKNGLVAVLSAAPSKSKAGSSWLGSPPVRLRRAAESTDTARTFDPPARLRVARGIVETCRLIPVLVTFAIGLGVLFTLAWLAETFGHLAAGLLSGLVLLGAGASAGASAVIAKWLLVGRIRAEEHPLWSSFVWRNEVSDTFVETVAAPWFARAATGTPVLNLWLRGLGATIGRGVWCESYWLPEADLVTLGDGATVERGCVVQTHLFHDRIMAMDTVSLGAGATLGPHCVALPASALGDGATIGPASLVMRGDTVPASTRWWGNPITPWFTGDPGAR, from the coding sequence ATGGGAGGTGCGCAGAGCACCATGCTCCAGCCCCAGGTTGACGCGACGACAAGCCCGCTGCTGCGAGGCGGCCATGCCTCCCAGGCCCGCACACTCGTCGACATCCTGACGGCCACCGCACTCGCCCACCCCGACGCCCCCGCCATCGATGACGGCCAGGTAGTGCTCTCCTACCTGGAGCTGGTGGTCGAGATCGAGAAGACCATGGCCAGGCTCGCCACGGCGGGCGTGCGACCCGGCGACCGGGTCGGTGTACGTCTGCCGTCGGGCACACGCCGGCTCTACGTCACCATCCTCGCCGTCTTATACGCCGGCGCCGCCTACGTGCCGGTCGACGCCGACGACCCCGACGAACGCGCCCAGCTGGTCTTCGGCGAAGCCCAGGTCACCGCAATCGTGACCGCCGAAGGAATCGAGACCACGGCCGCAGGCATCCGCGCGGCCGAGCGGGACGCGCGCGACGACAACTGGTCCACGCTGCCCACCCCCGACGACGACGCCTGGATCATCTTCACCTCCGGCTCCACCGGAACGCCGAAAGGCGTTGCCGTCACCCACCGCAACGCCGCCGCCTTCGTCGACGCCGAAGCCGGGCTGTTCCTGCGCGACGCCCCGATCGGTCCCGGTGATCGGGTCCTCGCGGGCCTCTCGGTGGCCTTCGACGCGTCCTGCGAGGAAATGTGGCTGGCCTGGCATAACGGCGCCTGCCTAGTCCCCGCCCCGCGCGATCTGGTGCGCACCGGCGCTGACCTCGGTCCCTGGCTGGTGCGGCGCGAGATCAGCATCGTCTCGACCGTGCCGACCCTGGCGGCGACCTGGCCGGTCGAGGCGTTGGAGGCGGTACGCCTGCTGATCTTCGGTGGCGAGGCCGTGCCGCCGGAACTCGCCGAACGTCTTGCCGGAAACGGTGATTCGAATCGCGAAGTGTGGAATACCTACGGCCCCACCGAGACGACAGTCGTCGCCTGCGCCGCGCTGCTGAACGGCCGATGGCCGATCCGGATCGGGCTACCACTCGACGGCTGGGATCTCGTTGTGGTGGACCAGGCGGGAAACCCCGTGGCAGAGGGCGAATCCGGCGAACTGGTCATCGGGGGCGTCGGCCTCGCGCGCTACCTCAACCCGGCCAAAGACGCGGAGAAGTACGCTCCGCTGCCCTCGGTCGGCTGGGACCGCGCCTACCGCAGCGGCGACCTGGTCCGCAACGACAGCACCGGGTTGGTCTTCCTCGGCCGCGCCGACGATCAGATCAAGCTCGGCGGCCGCCGCATCGAGCTCGGTGAGATCGACAACGCGCTCCAGCATCTTCCCGGTGTCACGGGTGCCGCCGCCGCGATCCGAGCCACCGAAGCAGGCAACCGGGTCCTGGTCGGCTACCTGACCGGCCCGACGCAGGACTTCGATGCCAAAGCCGCGAGAGCCGCTCTCACCGAACAACTTCCGGCCCCGCTGGTCCCCAGACTGGCGGTGGTCGACGAGCTACCCACCCGCACCTCAGGCAAGGTAGACCGCGACGCGCTACCTTGGCCGCTGCCCAACTCCGCCGACGACGATGACGACAACGACCTCACCGGCACCGCGCAGTGGGTGGCCGAACTGTGGCATGCGATTCTCGGCGCACAGGTCAGCGACCTCGACGCCGACTTCTTCGACCTGGGCGGCGGCTCACTCGCGGCGGCGCAGCTGGTCACCGCCCTTCGCGAGCGGTATCCGCAGATCGCCGTCGCCGACCTCTACGACCATCCCCGCCTCGGCGCGCTGGTGGAACTGCTCGAACAGACCACGCCCGCGGTCGCCGTCGCGGAGCGGGTGGTGCGCCCGACGCCGCTGCCCGCCCAGGCGGCGCAGGTACTCGCCACCATCCCGCTGACCACCCTGACCGGCCTGCAGTGGCTCACCTGGCTCGCGATCGTCGGCAATATCGCGGGCTGGTCCGGCTCGCTGCCGTGGTTGCCGCAGCTGTCCTGGTGGTGGACGCTGGCCGCGTTTCTGCTGTTCATCTCCCCGCCCGGCCGCATGGCGATCTGTGTGGCCGGCGCCAGACTGCTGCTGCGCGACGTTCGACCTGGCCGCTATCCGCGCGGCGGCTCGGTGCACCTGCGCCTGTGGGCGGCGGTCCGGCTGTCGGAGGCCAGCGGCGCCGAGAACCTCTCCGGCGCGCCGTGGATGGTGCCGTTCGCGCGTGCGCTCGGCGCGAGCATCGGCAAGGGCGTCGACCTGCACACACTTCCTCCGGTCACCGGCATGCTCGAACTCGGCGACGGGTGCAGCGTGGAACCGGAGGTCGACCTGTCCGGGTACTGGATCGACGGCGACGTGGTACATCTCGGACCGATCACCATCGGTCCCGGCGCGGTCGTCGGTTCTCGCTCGATCCTGTTGCCCGGCACCAAGATCGGCAAGAACGCTGAGATCGCGCCCGGCTCCGCGGTGTCGGGCAAGGTGAAGGCCGAGCAGGAGTGGGCGGGCTCGCCTGCCGTGAAAATCGGCAAGGCCCAGCACCGCTGGCCGCAACACACGCCGGGCCGGGCCCGGCATTGGGTCGGCATTTTCGGCGTCACGTCGGTCGTGCTCGCCGCTGTGCCGATCCTCGGCCTCGGCGCGGGCGGCGCGTTCATCGCCTGGTTCATCCGCGACACCCGCACGTTGACGGGCGGTTTGGGCCGCGCCTTCGCGATCCTGCCGGTCGCGACCCTGCTCAGCCTCGGCGTGTACGCGGCGGCGACCATCATCGCCGTCCGCCTGCTCGGTATCGGCCTGACCGAGGGCTACCACCCGGTGCGCAGCCGGGTCGGCTGGCAGGCATGGGCCACCGAGCGCCTGCTGGATTCCGCGCGCACCTTCCTGTTCCCGCTGTACGCGAGCCTGCTCACGCCGCTGTGGCTGCGCCTGCTCGGCGCGAAGATCGGCAAGAGCGTCGAGATATCCACGGTGCTGCTGCTGCCGAAGTTCACCACCGTCGCCGACGGCGCATTCCTCGCCGACGACACCATGATCGCCGGCTACGAACTCGGTGGCGGCTGGCTGCGCATCGGCGAGGCCAAGGTTGGCAAGCGCGCGTTCCTCGGCAACTCCGGCATGACGGCACCGGGCCGCCGCATCCCGAAGAACGGCCTGGTCGCGGTGCTGTCGGCCGCACCGTCCAAGTCCAAGGCCGGCTCGTCCTGGTTGGGCAGCCCACCGGTCCGGCTCCGGCGCGCGGCGGAGAGCACCGACACCGCGCGCACCTTCGACCCGCCTGCGCGCTTGCGCGTCGCACGTGGCATCGTCGAAACCTGCCGCTTGATCCCGGTCCTGGTGACCTTCGCCATCGGCCTCGGCGTGCTGTTCACCCTCGCATGGCTCGCGGAGACCTTCGGCCACTTGGCCGCCGGGCTGCTGAGCGGACTCGTGCTGCTCGGCGCGGGGGCGAGCGCGGGGGCGAGCGCGGTGATCGCCAAGTGGTTGCTGGTCGGGCGGATTCGCGCCGAGGAGCATCCGCTGTGGAGTTCCTTCGTATGGCGCAACGAGGTCTCCGACACCTTCGTGGAAACGGTTGCCGCTCCGTGGTTCGCACGCGCCGCGACCGGGACTCCCGTACTGAACCTCTGGCTTCGCGGCCTCGGCGCGACGATCGGCCGCGGGGTATGGTGCGAGTCCTACTGGCTACCTGAGGCGGACCTGGTGACTCTCGGCGACGGCGCGACCGTGGAACGGGGCTGCGTGGTGCAGACCCACCTGTTCCACGATCGAATCATGGCCATGGACACCGTCTCCCTCGGCGCGGGCGCCACCCTCGGTCCGCACTGCGTCGCGCTGCCCGCGTCCGCCCTCGGCGACGGCGCGACCATCGGTCCGGCCTCCCTGGTCATGCGCGGCGACACGGTGCCTGCCTCGACGCGCTGGTGGGGCAACCCGATCACGCCCTGGTTCACGGGCGACCCCGGAGCCCGCTGA
- a CDS encoding aminotransferase class V-fold PLP-dependent enzyme yields the protein MTTAVDTTCAALARVSGDDLRVPLVQGGTTTYANFDYAASAPALAQVIDRVQQLLPFYASVHRGAGYASRISTECYEAARGSVTRFLDAADDQVVVFTRNTTDSLNLLASCVPGETVVLDIEHHANFLPWARNGRRVVAAADTVEETIGTLVAELCSRPAALLAVTGASNVTGEVLPLERLATIAHQCGARILVDAAQLAPHRRISLRDTGIDYLAFSGHKLYAPFGAGVLVGRRDWLDAAQPYLAGGGAVREVSTTGAEWAPAPQRHEAGSPNVLGAAALAAACDTLCAIDAETLAAHEHRLADRLREGLAAIPGVRLLRIWTDSPDTVGIVAFTLDGFVPGHVAAYLSAEHGIGVRDGRFCAHPLLTRLGLDGALRASIGLGTTSADVERLVESVATLVRTGPAWDYAATNGLWNPTPETRPFTSDAPTGAAPCLIG from the coding sequence ATGACCACTGCTGTCGACACTACCTGTGCCGCGCTCGCCCGGGTCTCCGGCGACGACCTTCGAGTGCCGCTTGTGCAGGGTGGGACGACCACCTACGCCAACTTCGACTACGCGGCGAGCGCGCCCGCATTGGCACAGGTCATCGACCGGGTACAGCAGCTGCTGCCGTTCTATGCCAGCGTGCACCGCGGCGCGGGTTACGCCTCCCGGATCTCCACCGAGTGCTATGAGGCCGCGCGCGGCTCGGTCACCCGGTTTCTCGATGCCGCCGACGACCAGGTGGTGGTGTTCACCCGCAACACCACCGACTCGCTGAACCTGTTGGCCTCCTGTGTGCCCGGCGAGACGGTGGTGCTCGACATCGAGCACCACGCCAACTTCCTGCCGTGGGCCAGGAACGGCCGCCGCGTCGTAGCGGCCGCCGACACCGTCGAGGAGACGATCGGCACGCTGGTCGCCGAGCTGTGTAGCAGACCGGCCGCGTTGCTCGCGGTGACTGGCGCGTCGAACGTGACCGGTGAGGTGCTTCCGTTGGAGCGGCTGGCCACCATCGCGCACCAGTGCGGCGCCCGGATTCTGGTGGACGCCGCGCAACTGGCCCCACACCGGCGAATCAGCTTGCGCGACACGGGTATCGACTATCTGGCCTTCTCCGGGCACAAGCTGTACGCGCCGTTCGGCGCGGGCGTGCTTGTCGGGCGCCGCGACTGGCTGGACGCGGCCCAGCCGTATTTGGCGGGCGGCGGGGCGGTGCGGGAGGTGAGCACCACCGGGGCCGAGTGGGCCCCGGCTCCACAGCGGCACGAGGCCGGGTCGCCGAATGTGCTCGGCGCCGCCGCGCTGGCCGCCGCCTGTGACACGCTCTGTGCGATCGACGCCGAAACTCTTGCCGCCCATGAACACCGGCTCGCCGACCGCCTGCGCGAAGGCCTGGCCGCTATTCCCGGTGTGCGCTTGCTCCGCATCTGGACCGACAGCCCCGACACCGTCGGCATCGTTGCCTTCACACTGGACGGTTTCGTCCCCGGCCACGTCGCCGCCTATCTCTCCGCCGAACACGGCATCGGCGTCCGAGACGGCCGTTTCTGCGCTCACCCGCTGCTCACCCGTCTCGGTCTGGACGGCGCGCTCCGGGCCAGCATCGGCCTCGGCACCACCTCCGCCGACGTGGAACGTCTCGTCGAGTCCGTCGCCACTCTCGTCCGCACCGGCCCCGCCTGGGATTACGCCGCCACCAACGGTCTGTGGAACCCCACCCCCGAAACCCGCCCGTTCACCTCGGACGCCCCCACCGGCGCGGCGCCCTGCCTCATCGGCTGA
- a CDS encoding Uma2 family endonuclease yields the protein MSTLPAWATDPGALLITEEGYAALPEDVQRQIEVVDGHVIFCRSGTFQHNNVARRLANALEQAGPDQPCTGVVTDFEMHYVRSRPASPGFSFRRPDVALHRCIDDDRKLTTADVLLVAEVVSPGSEYTDTVDKCAEYANEGIPIYLIVHLAADRKVKIIQEYRLDWASRSYRLAGTHQDVLRLTDPFPLDLDFAALDGG from the coding sequence ATGAGCACGCTGCCTGCCTGGGCCACCGACCCCGGTGCCCTTCTCATCACCGAGGAGGGCTACGCGGCGCTTCCGGAGGACGTCCAGCGCCAGATCGAGGTGGTCGACGGTCACGTGATCTTCTGCCGCAGTGGAACATTCCAACACAACAACGTGGCTCGGCGGCTGGCGAACGCCTTGGAACAGGCGGGCCCGGACCAGCCGTGCACCGGTGTCGTGACGGATTTCGAGATGCACTACGTCCGGAGCCGCCCGGCGAGCCCCGGTTTCTCGTTTCGCCGACCGGATGTGGCGCTGCACCGGTGCATCGATGACGACCGGAAGTTGACTACAGCGGACGTGCTTCTGGTGGCCGAGGTCGTCTCGCCGGGATCCGAGTACACCGACACCGTGGACAAGTGCGCGGAGTACGCGAACGAAGGAATCCCGATCTACCTGATCGTGCACCTGGCCGCCGATCGGAAGGTGAAGATCATTCAGGAGTACCGCCTGGATTGGGCCAGTCGCAGTTACCGACTGGCCGGAACACATCAGGATGTTCTCCGTCTGACCGACCCGTTCCCGCTCGACCTCGACTTCGCAGCGCTGGACGGTGGCTGA